CTCGAAAACATACCATGAAAGTCGGGCCTTTCACATGTAAGCCTATCCTTTCTGATCAGATGAGGGAATTTATACCATAGATGAGAGGTTTCGAGCGCTCCACCGTGGTGCTCTTCAGAAACTCTCACCCCAGCGGCTGAGACCAACTTTATCGGATCGATCACCGCAAGAAATACATCTGGACACTCGTACTCCTTCATGTAACGAATGGCAGCGTGTAGTGCATCGAGATTTACAACCTTGTGCCCATTGATGAAGATGATCTTCTTAAAGCCATGCTTGGCGAGGCTTCGAATCACATCCTTTATCAGCTCGATGAGGGTCTCGGTCCTTAACGATATCGTACCAGGAAATTTTAAATGGTGAGGAGAATCGCCAAACCATATCGGAGGTGTCGATATCACACCAGTCTTTAAGGCTACATCCTCAGCTAGAGCGATTGCAATGTATGTATCGAGGCCCAATGGACATGCAGGGCCGTGCTGCTCCGTGCTGCCTACAGGGACTAGAATTATATCATTATTTTTGAGGTAATCCTCTACATCGACCCATGTCATCTCATTGAGCCATACGGTCTTCATAAATTGTAAATGTGAGAAGGTAAGATTTAAGTGTAAAGGTTGGAGTTAGAGGTTGATGATGATCTAACTCAAAAGTTAGGATCGATTACTGTACATAGAGTTGATTCACCTTTTACCACATTCACAACTCTATCTACAAAAAGACCATTTACGACAACACAAACTAATCTATACTTTAGGAGAAGTTTTGGCAGATAGGGATCGACACAACCATAGCCCTCATTCAATAAAACATCTCTGGCAGATAACTCTCTAAAGAGCCTCGCCTCAACATTCTTCTTCGGATCCATATCGAATATACCATCCACATCCTTCACCAAGATCAGGCGATCTGCATCTATCAAGTGCGCGATGTAGGCAGCTATGGAGTCCGAGGTCACTCTCCACGAATGCTCCAACTCCTCCTCCTTCAACATCAGCTGGGAAGGGAGTATTATAGTGAGTAAGTTATCTTTATCGATGATCGTATCATAGACGACCTTCGAACGATCCTCGACCAAGCTATGCAAGAGTAAGCCATACTGATCCATGCCCAAGATCGCCATCCTATGGCTCAACTCATCAGATATTTTAAAGGTACGATCTGCATCTCTAACTACATCGGCAAAAGCACCGCCACCCGGCACTATCAACAGATCATTCGCCAGATCTACCAAACCCCTCATGAGACTCCTCAATTCAACGGGGAACTTCATCAGACTACCGCCTATCTTCATCACTACAACCATCTTGGGAGTTTCACCCCGTATTCGAAGGCCATCCTCAGACCCGTCGCCAATGCCGAAATCGCACGAGAATTATCCTTTCCCAAGATCTCAGCCAGATCTACAATCTTCTTCAAGCCGATCCTCTCGGCAGCCTTAGCACCAATAAACTTACCTCCTAAACCGACGGTTACGATCGGTACATCGAAACCCATCTCTATACCACTCAATACCTGAAGTAAGCCTTTTGAAACTACATTCAACTGCTCCTCGTAGATGTATCGGGCGATCTTCTCCAGATCCATTACATCTAACATATCCGAATCTGCACATACCACACGTGATAATCGGGCGAGTGCTTCCCTTTTCGATCTTCCACGACCATCGGCAGTCTCGGTTACATAATCCTCTTCGCCGATATTCCCTAAGATCAGATGTACATCACCAGATAGTGCGAATAACTCTGATGATACACGTACCATTTTACCACGTACGGGAATTTCATCCACGATAGTTGCGATATTGGTCCTCAACGCACCCGTATATATCAACTCACCACTGGCCAACCGCTCTAGATCTGTAAGGCCTTTCGCTGCGATCTTACCATTCATGATCGGGATGATATCGGTCGTAGTGCTACCAACATCTATCAGTATGCATGTAGGAATGTATTGGCTT
The DNA window shown above is from Nitrososphaerales archaeon and carries:
- a CDS encoding creatininase family protein; amino-acid sequence: MKTVWLNEMTWVDVEDYLKNNDIILVPVGSTEQHGPACPLGLDTYIAIALAEDVALKTGVISTPPIWFGDSPHHLKFPGTISLRTETLIELIKDVIRSLAKHGFKKIIFINGHKVVNLDALHAAIRYMKEYECPDVFLAVIDPIKLVSAAGVRVSEEHHGGALETSHLWYKFPHLIRKDRLTCERPDFHGMFSRFVKTDLFAGGDTIDVAWSSEEQRRFTSSGVMSDQTNASPELGREFHERLVTLIVEFIEWLKAKKK